In Gemmatimonadota bacterium, a single genomic region encodes these proteins:
- a CDS encoding type II toxin-antitoxin system RelE/ParE family toxin, producing MSYALVYTARARRDLKKLDVQTAARIVVALERFAATGHGDVKKLTDVHPPEYRLRVGDHRVRFQRDDTAELLIVLRVLPRGEAY from the coding sequence TTGAGCTACGCGCTGGTCTACACGGCCCGCGCACGCCGCGACCTGAAAAAGCTGGACGTCCAGACCGCAGCCCGCATTGTCGTCGCGCTCGAACGTTTCGCCGCGACGGGGCACGGCGACGTGAAGAAGCTTACCGACGTGCACCCGCCCGAATACCGATTGCGGGTGGGAGACCATCGGGTGCGCTTCCAGCGTGATGACACCGCGGAGTTGCTGATCGTGCTCCGCGTGTTGCCTCGGGGGGAAGCGTACTAA